CATCAGATATCCTCACATGATGCATCAAGATGCTGTCGACTCACAGTATCCGCCTTTCGACTCTGGTGGTGAAGCATCTGGTCCATACTATCTGGATCGACCTCAGCCCGCCCCGAGACCTGATTCTAGGCTGAGCACCTGCTTCGGCCAATACGCGCAGCACGAGTATCAGGGTGACCATGACTTCAATTCCCGGTCCCATAAGACCCTTAACAGGATTCCTTTTGGACATGGGCGGTGTACCCGTAGGGGCGTCGCGGGTGAGATGAGGGATAGACGGAATTCTCACGCTGATGTCCGCATGAGCATATTTGAGGAGGAGTCAACCTTCGATACGGACATGAAATCTCATGCTGATGAGACAGAGATGCACAGGTCACCTCCCCCAGAAGACGGACTGGCCTTGATCCCTCCACAGCACAGAGAAGGCTGTGACAACAAATGGAGACTAAATATGGCGGGTATGGCTGGCCAACTCCTAACAAAGCAGGTACCTCCGAACTTTGCCATTCAGTACATGCAAAACTTGCTACGCGAGCAAGCGGAGGCCAGGCGTGGGTCGACAAACAATACAGCCGATCCTCACGTCACCGAAACAAGGTTCAACAGTATCAACCCAGTACGGTCAAGTGGGCACATCCGCATTGAGATATCAGGAGCAGTTCCTGAAATGTCACTGAGTCCCGAGTCACCAACCTTTATTGGTGTATCCGATTATGAGCAGGGCTCGAGCCAGACTCCACGAATGGAAAGTTTCAGCATGAATGACGGCCCGGGTTGTCAGCCCTTCATTCCTTCGCCGTTGCGGAAAGCGATAGAGACTTTCGAAGAGCGCCAAAGGAGACCATACCACGCGCAAGGTCCCTCGGCAGGGGCACCTGTTCCACATCGTACAACATCGATAGAGATCAAACCTAGCGTTACATACATCGAAGACCATCGAAATGTGTCACGATCTGCGCGCGGTACGGCTGACGAGGATGTGTTCATGTCTGGAGCCCTGCCGTGCGATGACGCCGGGCGATGTAATCACGGCAGTCGCAAGAAGAATCACTCCCGAGTTAGATTTGCCTCAACGGAACCAATGCCGGGGGATGAGCCATCACAACAGCCCCGTCAAAAGGCTCGACGGTCTGTCAAGATATCAACACCTGCGGCTGCATGCAATCATGGATATCGTACGAGACAGAGTCTGGGACGACATGGCAACTAGAGACATGGAGAGGGAGGAAACGGGGACAGAAACACATTGCCTGGTACAATTGTTTGATGAATTAAGTGTTTTATGTGTTTAGCTTGAGGGGACATTCTTTCTGTTGAATATTTGGTTCGTTTGTTAGACGCTGGATGTTTGGCTGCGTTTGCTGAGCCTGTAAATAGTTAAACTTATTGTTGTCTCTTTGACTGCTCAATATGAAGTTACGTTTTTAAGTTTTAATTAACTTCCTCAGAGGGTTATTAGTCATCTGATACATCGGGGTTGAACGTGACGAAGTCGCCTGAAAATTTGCATATCAAGGTATCCTGATTGGCGGGATAGAGACTGTCCGCAGAGGGGAGTCAAACATACTTGACTTGCAAGAAGCTCTCCGTCCCGCATAGTGCAGCAAATTATAAAAGATATGCTGTTTTATTCATGTAGACATATGCATTTGGCTCAAGGCTGCGATACACAACACACATCCAACGCTCTAAGCTTTACAATATAAGTACAATCATCAGACCATCCAAACACACAATATTTCGTTGCCATCATATTCTCCTAAATTTCGCGCGGCGCCCCCCAATTCCCACCCAGCAAAAGCTGCGTCAACGGCGACGGTGACCTTGTAAATCGAGGCATTTGCATACTCAGACCGGCCCCTTCCTTGCCATCTGGAACAGGCGACGCCGTCAAATCAAGTTGTAGCTGTGGAAAGCAATCCTCGTAGTGCCAATTCCCATTATCATCAATACTAAGGAGGATATCTTCGACGAAACGCTCAACAGATTGCGGTTGCAGCGGGAGACTGGTCGTTGTAATTGCGCTCATCTTCATGTTGAGAAGGGATAGTAACTTCTCGTTACCGCCCCTAGACATGGAGAGCAAATCTCGAAGCCCGTACAGCACCTGATTCAGTTCGTGGTTCGAGACACCCGTGTAATCGCTCGTCATGGCGTCGACGACCGCTGTGGCAATCTCGAATGTTTTAAACTCCTGTATCAAGTCAGAAATTGTGCTTCGCTTGAGAAGAGGTGACATACCAGTGTAGGCCCATGTGACTCCAACACCGACGCAGGTATTTGCGAAACCAGCCCCAGGAATCTCGTCGCAATGTCCAACGGATTTACAGTCGGAATGACGATTCCGAAGCGTAGAGCAGCTCTCCAAAGCACAGCACACATCCATTCTCGTGTGACCAGCACGTCGGCACGTTGTATGTCATTACCTAGTGCCCATGCTTCGAATCGCGTTGAATCCTGGaggctttgctgcagcatcatgAGACAGTTCTCAGAGAGTGTGCCCTGGGAATTGCTTCCTGAGTCGGCGCTTCGGAGTGCCTCGAAGATACCGGATTGGTCGAATATCCAGAAGAGGTGGACGAGTTTTAGGAAGTCTGGGAATATGTGGGCGATACTGTCTGCTACGCCATACCATGGGAGACGAATGTTGGATTTGAGTATTGCTGGGAGTTTGTGAAGTAATGCGACGCCCCTGTGAGCTGAGTTAGTTGTTGTATAATGATATGGTCGTACAAACTTGACGGAACTAGTACCTCTCTGTGACGAATAAAAGCCAAAACACTCGTCTATATAGCTGTTGTTCCATCTCTGACAGCTTGGCATAGGTAGATTCGTGTTCTAGTCTTAGTATTTGCGCATGAGTGATAGCTTCCCGAAGATAAAGCAGCGCATTGTTCCCGCCGCCTTCCAGATTCTCATAGTACACAtgcaaaaagaaagataTGCGCAAGTCATCCAAAGGATTCGCAAACTCGGCGTCAGGACCGCCAGCCACGTCTCTCCTTCGACACGCTTGAGCATCACCCTTCCAATCCGTCACCAGCTTCAATTGCCCTACTGTAGCTAATGCAACGGCATCCGCTAGTCTCTGTGAACTGGACCCTGGCCGCGCTGATCCCGATGCCAGCGAGTCTCTCAGCTCAGCGGCGTCGACTATCGGCCACAGAGGGAACAGCCTCGTGGCATATATATCGAGGATGTCCGTGACATGGGATACAGTCTCGTCATCGCCACTTCCgcttgacgatgaggagggcGTGGCGGGTTTT
The genomic region above belongs to Pochonia chlamydosporia 170 chromosome 2, whole genome shotgun sequence and contains:
- a CDS encoding fungal specific transcription factor domain-containing protein (similar to Colletotrichum graminicola M1.001 XP_008099251.1); the encoded protein is MPGRPKVSRIRLARRACDSCKVRKIKCSEVPPCEGCSASGIECTFTTRQATRGPKGLREKTIQKINQRTKPATPSSSSSGSGDDETVSHVTDILDIYATRLFPLWPIVDAAELRDSLASGSARPGSSSQRLADAVALATVGQLKLVTDWKGDAQACRRRDVAGGPDAEFANPLDDLRISFFLHVYYENLEGGGNNALLYLREAITHAQILRLEHESTYAKLSEMEQQLYRRVFWLLFVTERGVALLHKLPAILKSNIRLPWYGVADSIAHIFPDFLKLVHLFWIFDQSGIFEALRSADSGSNSQGTLSENCLMMLQQSLQDSTRFEAWALGNDIQRADVLVTREWMCAVLWRAALRFGIVIPTVNPLDIATRFLGLVSQIPASVLESHGPTLEFKTFEIATAVVDAMTSDYTGVSNHELNQVLYGLRDLLSMSRGGNEKLLSLLNMKMSAITTTSLPLQPQSVERFVEDILLSIDDNGNWHYEDCFPQLQLDLTASPVPDGKEGAGLSMQMPRFTRSPSPLTQLLLGGNWGAPREI